CTGGCTCCTGGGCCCCACGCAGGGGAGGGGCGTGAGGGTGGTTTTGCCGGCAGCTGCTGCCAGGGGCCTGCCCTAAAGGATTTTCAAGGGTTTCCTCCGCTGATCTGATCGGCTGTGCAGGGCCGCATGTGCTCCAGGGCGGCTGTGCTGTGAGGTGGATGGATAGCAGCCTTGGCTGCGGTGAGtttgagtgtgagtgtgtgactgtgagagagtgtgtgtgtggagctGTGAGAGACTGGTGTCCAAGACCTTAGCCTTGGGTGAGCCCTGCACAGCTGACCACAGAGTTGGGCATTATCAGGGCTCCAGCTAGAAGCCAGGGGTCCCCTGGGGACATGCCAGACATGAGCCAGCCCTGGGCAGGGGCAGTGCTCAGAGGGACCACTCAGAGAGACCCCAGACCCAGCCTTGCATCCCCCTAAGCAGGGAGTCCAGTTGAGCTCCAGGGTTGAGTCAGGCCCAGACTTGGGGGAAGCGCGCCAAGCCCTCCAGCAGGGCCTGTGATGCCCCCCGGGAGTCTGGACCCCACCGCATGGCCACAGCCCGGTTTGGGCAGGCGGTTCCTGGTCGGAGCTGGCTTCAGAGGGGGTGGGCATGGATGCCTAGAGGTGTCCTGGGCCAGTGGAAGCTGTGGGCCGGACGGGAGGGCCTTTTGCTGTCATGCTGGGGCTGGCGAGCAAGACATGGAAAAGTCTCCTGTCTCCTGAAACCGGCGTGCTGGGGGCAGCCCACCTGCTGGCGTGGGCGGTGGGCACGTGGATGCCCTGGAGGTGGGCGGAATCCGTTTGGGCACTCGCGTGGCTGTACTGGGGGTCCCTCAATGTGGATGGGGCTCCGGGTTGGCCCAAGGTCTCCTCTGCCCCGTCTACCCACTTCCCACACTGACATTCCTTCCTGGAGAGAGGAGTTCCAGCTTTTAAAATGGGGAACTTTGCCCAGAAAACACACTGAGAGCGAGGCCCATGAATGTGCTCATGAGCCCACCAGGTACCCTGAGGGCCCTGGGTGCTGGGTCGGTGGGACGGGCCCTGGGTGCTGGGTCGGTGGGACGGGCCCTGGGTGCTGGGTCGGTGGGACGGGGCCTGGGTGCTGGGTCGGTGGGACGGGGCCCTGGGTGCTGGGTCGGTGGGATGGGGCCCTGGGTGCTGGGTCGGTGGGATGGGGCCCTGGGTGCTGGGTCGGTGGGGACAGTTAATGCTCAGAACTCTGGCCCACTTGCCAGGGGCTCCCTGGCTCGGAGCAGGGCTTTGGGGTGAAGAGGTGTGGCGGGGACGGGCCAGTGGCTGAGAAGGCCCCGGAAAGTTGGGAAACCCTGGGTGGTCCTCTCCTGGCCTCCCAGCTGCATTAAGGCCAGCTGAGTGCTCCCCGGGGCTGGGACGGGGAGGGGGCAGTAGAGCAACCCACCTTGGGGTGACTCTGTTGGAGGTGCCCTCCAAGCAGCAGCCACCAGCTCCCAAACAGGACGTCGTCGGGTGTGGACTGGGCCCCCCTGCAACCTCTCTGGCCACATGGCCATGCTACCCCCCACCCTCActccatccttcctccctcccctgtccccGTCCTGGGCACCATCCCTGGTGGGCCGCTGGGCAGCGACGGGCCCTAGGAATTCCTGGCAAGCCTGACCCCAGGTGTTTCCTACAGCTGGGTGACCTTCAGTCCCCTCTCCAGTGATTCCAGCTCCCGCTGTGCTCCCAGCCCGGTCCTGCCCGtcactctctcccctcccctggccACTGAAGGGGAGCCAGTGTGGTTTTCCCTGGGGGTGTCTGGCTGGGGGATGGGGCAGATAGAGCCAGCTGTGAGCAGGGTCTCTTGAGCATCTGCTCAGGGGCCAGCATGTAGGTGATGGCCTTGGGGAGGGGCAGGTGCCAATTCTGATAGCAGGGCTGGGACTGAGGGACATGGTGTTCGGGTGGCCGGAGGTAGTAGAAGTTGCCGTGCTGGCTTGGGAGCTGgccttggtggtgggcaccccaGCCACCATGGAGGGTTTGGGGGTTCAGAATGTTGACGGGGACTGGGCAAAGGAGAGCCATTCTACATCCTGCCCCACCCTTTGGCCAAGCTGTCCTGAAGGTGGACAAATGGCCCGGCCTGAGTAGGACCCCTGAGCCCACAAGGCCTCAAGGTAGGGAGAAGAGAGCCCAGGGCCTGAAGACCCCCACCTGTCCTTGGATTCCTGCCTCTGCTCAGACCCCGTGGCCGTCTCAGGGATCAGACCCGCCCCCCCAATCCCCCGCCTCTGTCGGGTTCCAGCCTCCTCATGGGCCACAGGTGGCTGGAGAAGCTGGGAGCCCAGCTGAGAAGGACACCGGGGGCTTGGGAAGTTTGAGGAAAGGAGCCAGGCTAGGGGAGCGTGGTCCATGCCTCCCAAGCCCCACGACCTGGGGAGCGGCATCCCCCAGGCCCCGAGTGGCCCTGACCCCTTTAGACCTGGGCCCCTGTTCGCACCTTGGCCAGTCAGGTGAGGGAGAGCACAGAGGGCCTGGCGGACGTGGGGCTGGCATGGTGAGGACTCTGAGCCCACCCCCGCTGCCCCATGCTGGCACCGTGGGCTGGtgccagggaggctggggagggggctgggtggGGTCAGGGGTGGAGCAGAGGAGGCACAGGGGCCTGGAGAACCGGGAGGTGGCCAGGGGCCACCACTGCGCGGAATTCCAGCTTtgcccagccctgggccaggcctgggggaAGAGGTGCTGTGCTGGGGGCACTCACACACTCTGGACGCCATTCCTCTTTCCATTCACAAACGTGCCTGGCGCTACCGAGTGAGCCCAGTCCTGGGGCAGAGCAGCCTCCGCTGGGAACTGGATAAACGTTTACAGAGGAGTTGGCGGGTGACTGACGGAAGGGCAATGCCGCTGGTCCCTGTCCCCGGAGAAGCACGTTGGACGGGATTACCCCAGGGCTCCCCGCCCCGCTGCTGACGAGGCTGACCCAGCCTCTGAGCTGTCCTTGATCCCTTGATCCACACCAGGGCTTGGGGAGGCCCCTGAGCACCTGCTGGAGGGCTGGCGGTCCCCTGCCGAGCTTTAAACCCACCATCCTGGAGGTCAGAGGGCAGGGAAGCCTGAGGCCAGCTCACCCCCCAGGACCCGTGGCCATGGTGGGGCGAGGGCTGGCTTGGGGGAGGAGGGCCTGGGGCCTGGCGATGCCATCTCCTGCTGTGGAGGGCCCGCCTCTGGCCCTGAGCTTGGCGGAGAAGGCTGTGTGCAAGGTGGTGTATggcgccccccgcccccgcccgctgCTGCTGCCCGTGGGCCTGGAGCTGTGGCTCTATGTGCAGAAGATGCGAAACCTGCAAAGGAAGAGGTGCGGCGGGCAGCGGGTGGGGTGGTCACGTGGGGGTGGGTGCCAGGGTGTGGTTGGAGGCTGTCTTGGGACGAGTGGAGGGGACACCCCACCTGGTGCAGCTGCAGGTGGCTGGCTGCATTGCCTGGATCCCAGATTGGAGGTGCAGAATGACGGAGGCCCATCCGAGCACCCATCCCCGACTTTTAGGCCCAGGCCCTTCCCAGGCCAGAAGCCTCCTTCGCCTTGAGCCTCAGATGCCATGTGTCCGGCCGGAAGGGAGGCGGGAGGCAGCTCCCATGATCAGATCTGTGGAGCAGCAGCGTCTGGGCTCCGCAGACACCCAGGCCTCAGGCCTGAAGCCCCTCTCCTCCGATGTTGCCTGGAAGGAGGGGACAGTAAACCGAGTGAGACCGCTTGACAAACGGCTGGGTGGGGCAAGTGGGCCTTAATTAGGAAGCCTCTTGCATGGCTGGCGTTGGCCGCAGGATGGGGCTTGGCTGGTTGCCATGGCGACGGTGGGCTCCTGTGACCCACGTGGCATCCGGATGGCCATTCCCAGAGGGATGGGTGAGGTGGCTGTGAGGTGCCTGACAGGTAGTGGGTGGGAGGCCCTggcctgaggtgagaggatggcttgagctcaggagtttgagaccagcctgggcaacatagtgagacccccgtctctaccaaaaaaaaaaaaaaaaaaaatgagctgggcatgatggtgcaaaCCTgaagtcccagatacttgggaggctgaggcagaaggatggcttgatcctgggagatggaggctgcagtgagctgagatcgcaccactgcactccagcctgggcaacagagcaagaccgtgtctctaaaaaataataatagtaacataaGTTTTAAAAACGAAAAATGGAAGCAACAGAAAGCAAACAGGAATGATGGGGCCGGCCTGCAAGCAGCCGAGGCTGAACCCTTCCCCCACTTCTCTGAAATCAGGtccctcctgggctccagctgtGTCTGCCACCTCCTGGGGCTCCCCAGGCTGTGCCCTTGCTGAGTCTTTTGTGGCTTTCCGGGGGCACCCTGTAGATGGGGGCCTGCCTGCTCACACTGGGCACCCCATGGCATCTGCTGGGTGTGTCCTCCCCCCACAACCCTCCACCCAGGGCAGCGCAGCAGCCTGAGGCCCATGTGACCTGTAAGAGTAGGATGGGGAAGGACACCAGGCCCCAGAGCAGGCAGCAGGGAGGTGCGGAGCCGGGCAGCCACGGAGGGACCCCACACTCCTTCCTGGCAGCTGAGTGCCGAGGGCAGCTCCCCAAGGCCCAGGGTGGGGGTCCCTCGGTGAGCAGGGCTAGGGTGGCAGCTGACGCACGGGGTCCTTGGGGGTTGTGCAGGGCCCAGGGTGAGGGGTTTCTTCTCTGAAGTCCCTTCTCAAAGGTGGGGGACCAGGGCCAGCCAGGGCGTTGGTGTTCAGAAGAGGGCCTGGCCCTTGGGGTTAGGTGCCACTCACAGGGCGAAGTTCATCTTGGGATGGGGCGCCATCCGCATCTTCCCACAGCAGCGCTGGGGGTGGCAGACAGCACATGAGAACAGTGGGTTCTCAGGCCAGTCCTGGCTGGCAGCGGCGAGCACTTAGCTCTGTGGGTGGGGGACCaggaggagaggggctgggaCTGGCTAACCCTCAGCCACACCTCTGCAGCACTGGTCTTCCCTGGAGGCTTGGAGGCTAACTGAATCCCCAGGCCCCAGCTGGgagaggttgggggtgggggaggagctgAGATCAGATCCCCTCCCCACCTGACCCCCATGTGGCCTTCACCAGCCCCCACTACCATCTGGGAGCCTCAGCTGTTCTTGGTGGGAGTTGGGaggcctctccgagcagctgtgGTCGCTCAGGAGGATGGCGAGGGTGCCTGGCCCCTGCAGCATGTACCTCTGGGATTTGGGTAAAGGCAGGGTATGGGGGCCACACCCCCTCCGGCACCGGCCCCTGGGCCTGAGGGTTTTGCCGGGGTCACAAACTCACACCTTTGTCCCAGTGGCGTTCCTGACCTTGGCCGCACAAGGGGTGGACAGGAGGTGCTGGCAGAGGTGTACTGGCTGGGGCCCCCCTGGGCCCCACACGTGCTTCTGGGCCTGTATCCCAAAGAGACACTTAGGTCTGTGAGCACAGATGTGGCGTGGGCCCTAGCCCGCCCAGGGGCGTCGTCTGCAGTGAAGCCACAGAGGTGCTCCGGCCCCGGGGCGACTTTGCCAGGGGTGGGCCATGACACCGAGTTCCTCTGCACAGGATGGAGGCATCGTGCCTGGAGCTGGCGCTGGAAGGCGAGCGTCTGTGCAAGGCGGGCGACTTCAAGGCAGGTGTGGCCTTCTTTGAGGCCGCTGTGCAGGTGGGCACCGAGGACCTGAAGACACTGAGTGCCATCTACAGCCAGCTGGGCAACGCCTACTTCTACCTGAAGGAGCATGGCCGGGCGCTGGAGTACCACAAGCATGACCTCCTGCTGGCGCGGTGAGTGGGGCGGCCCTGCTGGCAGGTGGACGCTTCCTGTCCTCAGCAGTTACAGTTTGAGGAGGGGGACAGGGCAAGCAGGGTCTAAGGGAACGCAGCAGGGAAGCCCTCACCTGGAGGGCAGCCAGGGCTCCGGGACCCCGGCAGGGAGCTGGGTTTCAGCTGACAGGCGTGAGTGGgtctgtgtgtctgcgtgtgAGAGCCTGGGCTGTGACCCGTGTGCTGTGCGTGAGCACGCGTGACTGTGCGTGGCCCGTCTGTGATCCTGTGTGGCCCAGAGCCCCACCCTTTCCCTGGGCCCAGGCCCCGAGCCCCGGGCCCTCTCCCGGCCACTGCTCAATGAGGTGTGGTCCTGCCCTGGGGGCTGTCCCTGCTTTCCCATGGACCCCAAGCTCCCACTCACAGCCTCCTTCCTGCCCGGCGTCATCCACTCCCCAGTCTCCCCAACCCACTCCCCGCTGCCCCTTGGGGTCTTGGGGTCTCCAGTCGAGTCCAGCCCCCAGGCCGTGCCTCACAGGAGCACGTTTCCGTTGCCTCAGCCCCGCCCAGTGccctcctcctcagccctgcAGCTGCCCTGACCCCTCAGCAGGGCAGAGCTTCTTGGAGCAACCCTCCCATACTGGCCAGTGAGCTCACACCTGCTCCTCAGCACCCAGCCCAGTGTCTGGTGAATGAGTTAGCAGGAAGttagttctccaaatgtcctctgaATGAGTTAGCAGGAAGTTAGTTCTCCACCATCAGGCCCCCGAAGTCCTCCCCGGACCCTAACAGCTGCAgaccccagccccctgccccaggcccaggcCTGAGGTCCTGTGTGTAGCTCCTGGCACCTCTGCAGCCTGTGTGGTGATGGGCAGGAGCCTGTGCCCCAGACCCAGCCCAGCAGAGCCCACACCCAGGGCTGCCCTCCGGCCTCCCTTGCCCAGCCTGTGGGCCCCGGCCCAGCATCGCCTCAGGGGATGCAGGCTCCCGTCCACTCCACGCTGGTCCCTGAGGCCCAGCTACCCCACCCCATGCTCAGCCTCCCCCCGGGCCCAGGGGCCTGACCAGTCCTCAGCCTGACTCCTCACTCTTCCCTGCCATCCAGGACCATCGGTGACCGCAtgggggaggccaaggccagtggaaaCCTGGGAAACACACTCAAGGTCCTGGGGCGCTTCGACGAGGCTGCCGTCTGCTGCCAGCGGCATCTGAGCATCGCCCAAGAGCAGGGAGACAAGGTGGGGGCTTGGTGCGGGGCTGGGTGCCTCCCACCCCTACACCAGCCTGCGTCCAGATCCCGGGTAGGGGCGGGCGGGTGACACACCACTCATCCAGCTCCTCATGGGAGGGATGACAGGGAGGTCGGTCCCCTAGATCCCGAGTGACTTGGGAGAGTGTGGGCCCCCAAAACAGGCACCCCCAGCCCATGCTGACACTGCAGCCCAGGCCCCCATCTTCCACCCTCAGTTCTGCCGCCCCTCTCGGTGACCTCCCCCCGAATCTGTCCACACCCCCAGTCACTCCCTGGGGGGGGCCCAGCGGGAGGCAGGGGGTGGCTCTGGGCTGTGGTGGTGGGAGGCCGATTTCGATGGCGGGGGTGACAGCAGGAAGAGTGGCTCCGTCTCTGCTTGTGCTGGACCCGAGACAGGCTTTGCTGACCTCCCTCCGTGGCCCTGTGAGGCGAGAAAACCGAGGCTGGGGGGACGTGACTATGTGACTTACCCGCCGTCACGCAGCTGGAGGTGGCCGAGGGGGCTTGAGGCCACAGCGTCTGGTCCCAGCTGGAGCTCTCAGCCTCGGGCATCAGAGGACAGAGCTGAGGACCTGGCACCCTGGCCACGCCAATCcgcagaggagggagggatggcgAGGGAGGGCGGAGGCTGGCTTCCCAGGTGTGCCATCCTCAGGCCTCCGCCCCGCCTTAGTGTCTGTGACTCAGTGGGAGCCCCCAAGGCCCTCGCCGTCGAGGGCTGGGACAGTGAGGACACCAGCACGCCGGCTCTGCACATCCTGTTGGGGTCCGTGGAGGCACGCCCCCAACCCTCCGTGCTGCCCGCAGGTCGGGGAGGCGAGGGCCCTCTACAACATCGGGAACGTGTACCACGCCAAGGGCAAGCAGCTGTCCTGGAACGCTGCGAACGCCGCGCAGGACCCTGGGCACCTGCCGCCTGATGTCCGAGAGACCCTGTGCAAGGCCTCCGAGTTCTACGAGTGAGTGGGGCAGGGCCAGCCCAGGGACCGGGACTGGTCTGTGCATTTCTGAGCTCCACAGACACTTCCAGACCCCCGACCCCAGCCCCAAACCTCCCGACAGCTCCCAGGGCAGTGACGGCCAGGCCCGCCTACCCCCCTTTCTCAGCTGCAGGCTCCCTCCCCTGAGCTTGCCCCTGTCAGGGACTGGGGGGACATGACCAAGCCCCAGGTCTCAGAGCTCAAGGACAGTGGAGCCCACCCTGGCCACCCTCTTTCCAGGGCATGACTCTGAGGGCCGCATGGAGGCCGCTGCTCAGCTTTTCTAGCCTGGGGTGGGTGAGGACATGGGCTGGGAGGGACACGGCTCAGAAGCACTTGGCCCCTAGGAGGAACCTGTCCCTGGTGAAGGAGCTGGGCGACCGTGCGGCACAGGGCAGGGCCTACGGCAACCTGGGCAACACCCACTACTTGCTGGGGAACTTTACAGAGGCCACGACCTTCCACAAGGAGGTGAGCGGGGCAGGGTGACAGGGTGGAGGGGCCgggctgctgcaggggcagggctgagCCACCCGCCTGGCGGTCGCAGGGCGCAGTGCTGTGGCCCAACAGCAGGTGCACCCCACCGAGCCCTGGCCTCATCTGCACTTGGTCCTGCAGCTCCTAGCTGCTCACCCGGACACACAGATCTCTGGCTGGCCACCTGGGCAGGGAGGCAGCCCCTGTCCAACCACGTCAGGCCCCGGGGCTGCGCCATGACCACCTGGCCTCCCATCTGTCTCCGTAGCGCCTGGCCATTGCTAAGGAGTTTGGAGACAAGGCAGCCGAGAGGAGGGCCTACAGCAACCTGGGGAACGCCCACGTCTTCCTGGGGCGCTTCGATGTGGCCGCTGAGTACTACAAGTAGGTGGTCCCCACAATCTCCCAGGGAGACAGCAGGCCGGGGGAGCGGGATGCCACGTCAAGGAGGTGCCGGCCCCAAGCTGGGAATCCgactgcctcccctcccctcctcagaAGCCAAGGTGGGGTTCTAGGCTGCCCTGGGAAGGGCAGATGGACAAAGCTCATGGGGAGGCAGGCGGTGGGGGAGCCGGCTTATGGGAGGTCTGGGCCGTCTGCCTCCtggcctgagccacagagcagtGCCTGCCAGGTGGAGCCCAGCTGTTAGCACAGGGTCCTGTACCCAGCCCTAAACTTCACCCCACCTCAGCCTGAGCAGTGGGCACAGCAGTCTCAGGTCCTCTGGGGAGGAGTGGCGGCTCAGGGTGGTCAGGCGACTTGCCAGAGCCTGGCAGGACCCCCCCCGTCCCCCTGGGGCCAACAGTCCGGCTCTATGGCcatgtgggggtggggatgaAGCTGGACCCCAGAGAGGCCCCAGAGGGATTCCGGGGCAGGGGACCATCGGGCAGACTGCGTCCCCATTCTTACCTTCCACCCCTCACCCTGGAACCCTCCTCCTGGGGGCTGACCCTGCCACTCTGCACAGGAAGACGCTGCAACTGTCTCGGCAGCTCAGGGACCAGGCAGTGGAGGCTCAGGCctgctacagcctgggcaacacctaCACGCTGCTGCAGGACTACGAGCGCGCGGCCGAATACCACCTGCGGCACCTGCTCATCGCCCAGGAGCTGGCCGACAGGTGCGTGGGCACGGACGCGGCGGGCAGACCCGGCCCGGCCCACAGGCTGAATTACCGCGGCCCAGGCGAGGTGGCCTGGGTCCCATCCCCTGCTCTGCCACTGACCATGCTGTGACCCGGGAGTGGCAACGCCACTGTGGGGACTGAGCCAGACAGTGTGGACATTGGGCTGGCCACTGACCCCTGGCACAAGCGGGTGGGGTCCCCCTCCCATCCCTCAATTCGCCACCCTCTTGCCCCCACCACCcgtgtatgtatgtaaatatcaCTCTCTGGAGAGACAGGCTGGCAGACCACAGGCCTCTAAGTACTGTCCTGTGtgcaggtctggggtgggtggTGGCCGGAACAAGGGGCTCAGAGCCACAGGCCTGTGGCCTTTCACAGGCAGCAGAGAGGAGGGGTCTTTTGAAAGGCTGCCCTGCCTGGAGGCTTAAAAGCGGCCCAAGGTTTTCCTTTGTGGCATGgtgatgagaaagttctggaatACACAGAGGTGCCGGTTGCACAGCATGAATGTACAAAATGCCACTGAATCGTCCACGTGAAAATGATCAAATTCCTGTTGGACGCATTTCCCTCCAATATAAAAACAAGCCCCTCACCCAGTGACTTGGGGGGTGCCTCTAAGGGTGGAGGGAGTGCAAGGGAGGAGGCTCGCTGGCCACCAGGGGGCGAGCGAAGCCAAGGGCCCAGAAGCTGCCCGCAAAGGCAGAGCCGGCCACAGGCCAGGTTGCTGGGACTCTGTGCGCTAATC
The nucleotide sequence above comes from Nomascus leucogenys isolate Asia chromosome 8, Asia_NLE_v1, whole genome shotgun sequence. Encoded proteins:
- the GPSM1 gene encoding G-protein-signaling modulator 1 isoform X1, which gives rise to MPSPAVEGPPLALSLAEKAVCKVVYGAPRPRPLLLPVGLELWLYVQKMRNLQRKRMEASCLELALEGERLCKAGDFKAGVAFFEAAVQVGTEDLKTLSAIYSQLGNAYFYLKEHGRALEYHKHDLLLARTIGDRMGEAKASGNLGNTLKVLGRFDEAAVCCQRHLSIAQEQGDKVGEARALYNIGNVYHAKGKQLSWNAANAAQDPGHLPPDVRETLCKASEFYERNLSLVKELGDRAAQGRAYGNLGNTHYLLGNFTEATTFHKERLAIAKEFGDKAAERRAYSNLGNAHVFLGRFDVAAEYYKKTLQLSRQLRDQAVEAQACYSLGNTYTLLQDYERAAEYHLRHLLIAQELADRVGEGRACWSLGNAYVSMGRPAQALTFAKKHLQISQEIGDRHGELTARMNVAQLQLALGRLTSPAASEKPDLAGYEAQGARPKRTQRLSTETWDLLRLPLEREQNGDSHHSGDWRGPSRDSLPLPVRSRKYQEGPDTERRPREGSHSPLDSADVRVHVPRTSIPRAPSSDEECFFDLLTKFQSSRMDDQRCPLDDGQAGAAEATAAPTLEDRIAQTSMTASPQTEEFFDLIASSQSRRLDDQRASVGSLPGLRITHSNAGHLRGHGDPQEPGDDFFNMLIKYQSSRIDDQRCPPPDVLPRGPTMPDEDFFSLIQRVQAKRMDEQRVDLAGGPEQGAGGPPEPQQQCQPGAS